A window of the Armatimonadia bacterium genome harbors these coding sequences:
- a CDS encoding ComEC/Rec2 family competence protein: MAIVQDLLKQARREIAPRPLVALSAALAIGILLADRIAFPMWACAGFTVLLVVICLLTRNPHCAAVSLLLATSGLGALLHSLAMTPLPGDLSRLAEAPLSSLEGTLLQVSYQRGGHAAFLLRPRYATDAQGRRRRVSGQAQVTVQSRVRMLLRPGQQVRLDKPLVNLPQRATNWGQPDARKALARRGVFSVVEAATLTALPGEASLLVRLEEHLSGTRRRVLELYRRALGGSGDEQMADLLAAMVLGDDVADLSDETRELFRRSGTIHLLVVSGAQVSAVVALVVTLAGGSRGLTWRHLLLIGPLILWFGLLTGMGASIARSLIMCAIWAVCTVSARQYDLASSIALAAILLMLTHPGVIFGAGAQLTFAATIGVTVSLAGRRPRPLYGHDALSRAAIGIAECISLAGIATVGTWLMTVPLLWSHFYGFSMVGVVANLVAVPLSTLVVILGLAAALLGSLAPALAWPLCALARVLISCICGVNSLCVRLPGAFVDNVYLPPLGCVIWYAALALLFGLLRSGALKRAWSEHRGTLLAAAALVLALVTCGCAISCLWPRPATVTTFDVGEGQSSLVETPDGRTILVDAGGRFGLSTFQLARDVLRPYLVRRGHRRIDVLVITHPDTDHYSAVTTLARWMPVGVVLVSGDAEERSWQRTLSSLRSGGAIVRVARAGTRLSLGETTLEVLSPPADRETQELPTGDNNASLLVRVKSGRLTALFPGDLETAGMVWALNHLSPSRLRADFLQVPHHGRSSANLPAFWETVQPKVAVVSRRGEPPERAGADTCAEFARHQLSTEEVGAVRVEQRGRRLLVTTCLAPCRAPKRGL; this comes from the coding sequence GTGGCGATTGTCCAGGACCTGCTGAAGCAAGCCAGACGTGAGATTGCACCGAGGCCGCTGGTGGCCCTGTCGGCGGCGCTGGCGATAGGGATCCTGCTGGCGGATCGCATAGCCTTCCCGATGTGGGCGTGCGCAGGCTTCACGGTCCTCCTTGTGGTGATATGCCTCCTAACGCGCAACCCGCACTGTGCCGCCGTGAGCCTGCTCCTGGCGACCTCAGGCCTCGGTGCGCTGCTGCACAGTCTCGCCATGACCCCGCTCCCCGGCGACCTTTCAAGACTCGCTGAAGCCCCACTCTCGAGCCTCGAAGGCACCCTCCTTCAGGTCAGCTACCAACGCGGTGGTCACGCCGCCTTCCTGCTCCGGCCTAGGTACGCGACTGACGCCCAGGGACGCCGCCGCCGGGTCAGCGGGCAGGCCCAGGTGACAGTCCAGAGCCGGGTCAGGATGCTCCTGCGGCCGGGTCAGCAGGTGCGCCTGGACAAGCCCCTGGTCAACCTCCCGCAGCGAGCGACCAACTGGGGCCAGCCGGATGCACGCAAGGCCCTCGCCCGTCGAGGCGTCTTCTCTGTGGTCGAGGCCGCCACGCTGACCGCCCTTCCGGGAGAGGCGTCCCTATTGGTGCGGCTGGAGGAGCATCTGTCCGGCACCCGCCGGCGCGTGTTGGAGCTCTACCGGCGGGCCCTGGGTGGTTCTGGCGACGAGCAGATGGCCGACCTCCTTGCCGCGATGGTACTGGGCGACGACGTAGCCGACCTCAGCGACGAGACGCGTGAGCTCTTCCGGCGCAGCGGCACGATTCATCTCCTGGTGGTGTCCGGCGCCCAGGTCTCAGCAGTAGTCGCCCTTGTCGTCACTCTCGCCGGCGGCTCTCGCGGTTTGACCTGGCGGCATCTGCTGCTCATCGGCCCGCTGATCCTGTGGTTCGGTCTGCTGACCGGCATGGGCGCTTCCATCGCCCGCTCCCTGATCATGTGCGCGATCTGGGCCGTCTGCACCGTCTCAGCGCGTCAGTACGACCTCGCCTCCTCCATCGCCCTTGCCGCGATCCTCTTGATGCTCACCCATCCGGGCGTGATTTTTGGGGCCGGGGCGCAGCTCACCTTCGCCGCCACCATCGGCGTGACGGTCTCTCTGGCGGGTCGCAGACCACGCCCTCTGTACGGCCACGATGCTCTCAGCCGCGCCGCGATAGGCATTGCAGAGTGTATCTCTCTGGCAGGCATCGCGACCGTGGGTACTTGGCTGATGACCGTCCCGCTGTTGTGGAGCCACTTCTACGGGTTCTCGATGGTCGGCGTTGTGGCGAACCTTGTTGCGGTGCCGCTCTCGACGCTGGTGGTGATCCTGGGGTTGGCGGCGGCGCTGCTCGGGTCTCTTGCGCCTGCTCTGGCCTGGCCTCTGTGCGCGCTGGCACGGGTGCTGATCTCCTGCATCTGCGGGGTTAACAGCCTCTGCGTCCGCCTACCCGGTGCCTTCGTGGACAACGTGTACCTGCCGCCCCTGGGCTGCGTGATCTGGTACGCGGCCCTCGCCCTCCTGTTCGGGCTCCTGCGCTCCGGGGCGCTCAAGCGGGCTTGGTCGGAGCATCGGGGCACGCTCCTCGCCGCCGCCGCCCTCGTCCTTGCTCTGGTAACCTGCGGGTGTGCGATCTCCTGCCTCTGGCCCCGACCCGCGACCGTCACCACCTTCGACGTCGGCGAGGGCCAGAGCTCCTTGGTCGAGACCCCCGACGGGCGAACCATCCTCGTGGATGCCGGCGGCCGTTTCGGGCTCTCCACTTTCCAGTTGGCCCGCGACGTGCTTCGCCCCTACCTGGTTCGCCGTGGCCACCGCCGGATCGACGTGCTCGTGATCACTCACCCAGACACCGACCACTACAGCGCCGTCACCACCCTGGCTCGCTGGATGCCCGTCGGAGTCGTGCTCGTGAGCGGTGACGCCGAGGAGCGAAGCTGGCAGCGAACTCTCTCCTCACTGCGGTCGGGGGGCGCGATCGTGCGAGTCGCCCGTGCGGGCACCCGACTTTCCCTCGGGGAGACCACGCTGGAGGTGCTCTCACCACCGGCCGACCGCGAGACGCAGGAGCTTCCCACCGGAGACAACAACGCCTCGCTCCTGGTCAGAGTCAAGTCCGGCCGCCTCACAGCGCTTTTCCCGGGTGACCTCGAGACCGCCGGCATGGTCTGGGCACTCAATCATCTGTCGCCCTCGCGACTTCGCGCCGACTTCCTCCAGGTCCCCCATCACGGACGCAGCAGCGCCAATCTTCCCGCCTTCTGGGAGACGGTACAGCCGAAGGTGGCAGTCGTCTCGCGTCGTGGTGAGCCACCCGAGCGGGCAGGCGCCGACACCTGCGCCGAGTTCGCCCGCCACCAACTCAGCACCGAGGAGGTGGGTGCCGTGCGAGTCGAGCAGCGGGGTCGCCGACTCCTTGTCACCACCTGCCTCGCTCCTTGCCGGGCACCAAAAAGGGGGCTGTGA
- a CDS encoding helix-hairpin-helix domain-containing protein, whose translation MILTKGQRVTLAVALGFAVLAVGVVFARRAASPQALVVENTAATRDAAADAGTGRITVHVVGAVRSPNVYTLAGGSRVYQAVQAAGGFSAEACPEWMNLASPLKDGQQVCVPSRAAQPSSSPQPSTAAPPVHQPDLTVCAGTPASTGSAGVSGPTRAAPPQPSTSAGPSSQTLRKGGTQATPAPGQVHLNSATAEELEALPGVGPVVAGRIVSYRQTVGPFRRVEDLLQVKGIGEKTFARMKPYLSL comes from the coding sequence ATGATCCTGACCAAGGGGCAACGGGTGACCCTTGCTGTCGCCCTAGGGTTCGCGGTGCTGGCGGTCGGAGTAGTCTTCGCTCGACGCGCCGCCAGTCCTCAGGCCCTTGTGGTTGAGAACACTGCGGCGACTCGTGACGCGGCGGCCGACGCCGGCACCGGACGCATCACGGTCCACGTCGTCGGAGCCGTGCGATCCCCGAATGTCTACACACTCGCGGGCGGTTCGCGAGTCTATCAGGCGGTCCAGGCGGCAGGCGGGTTCTCCGCCGAGGCCTGCCCCGAGTGGATGAACCTGGCGAGTCCTCTCAAGGACGGCCAGCAGGTCTGTGTCCCCAGTCGAGCAGCGCAGCCTTCCTCTTCACCCCAGCCCTCCACTGCGGCACCACCAGTCCATCAGCCCGACCTCACCGTCTGTGCGGGCACCCCTGCGTCCACGGGTTCGGCCGGTGTATCCGGGCCGACGAGAGCAGCTCCGCCCCAGCCTTCCACAAGCGCAGGCCCGTCTTCCCAGACCCTCCGGAAGGGCGGCACCCAGGCTACTCCTGCTCCCGGACAGGTTCACCTCAACAGCGCAACCGCGGAGGAGCTGGAGGCCTTGCCCGGGGTCGGTCCCGTCGTCGCCGGGCGCATTGTGTCGTACCGCCAGACCGTCGGCCCCTTCCGTCGCGTCGAGGACCTCCTGCAGGTGAAGGGCATCGGCGAGAAGACCTTCGCCCGCATGAAACCCTATCTCTCACTGTAG
- the leuS gene encoding leucine--tRNA ligase, protein MADRYDFNTIEPAWQTYWTEHRLFNIERDADKPKYYCLNMYPYPSGDLHMGHMRNYIIGDILARFHMMQGYAVMHPMGWDAFGLPAENAAITRQIHPVAWTKQCTDKMRVQFSRLGITYNWEREVDCSAPDYYKWTQWLFLELYKAGLAYTGTATVNWCPSCQTVLANEELDGDACERCGSLVEPRPTGNQWFFRITDYADRLLDDLSLLDNWPERVRTMQANWIGRSEGVSFRLKLENRDDEVEVFTTRIDTLYGVTYMVLAPEHPLVKQLTAGTEYEKPVREFVTSALREGEIARSAAETEKRGVFTGAYAIHPLTGERVPIWVGNYVLMGYGTGAIMAVPAHDQRDLEFAHRFNLPVKVVIQPEGETLDPQTMTEAYTTAGVQVNSGSFDGMSSEDAKSALADHLEKLGVGKRTVNYRLRDWLISRQRYWGAPIPIVWCEDCGPVPVPEEDLPVLLPPEADFQPTGDSPLKRHPTFKHTTCPKCGKPAERETDTMTTYVDSSWYYLRYCSPKADDEVFHREDVDYWMPVDQYVGGVEHAVRHLLYSRFITKVLKDRGFLKFDEPFSRLFTQGMIYKDGSKMSKSKGNVVGIDDMVEQYGADTARTFILFVGPPEQDAEWSDKGVEGAHRFLQRVWRAALEGPGFAPAWRDNLPASPEEQDRAMRRKTHQTIRRVTEDIANMGLNTMIAALMELTNDVLPYMATVGECPGKKAVYSEAVEALILLLSVTAPHLCEELWKRTGHKPSVLQASWPQADPALAAEESVSVVVQVNGKVRDRLQVPAGSDMESVKSQALELPVVAKHLAGKQVVKIITVPDKLVNIVVK, encoded by the coding sequence GTGGCTGACCGTTACGACTTCAACACCATCGAACCCGCCTGGCAGACGTACTGGACCGAGCATCGCCTCTTCAACATCGAGCGCGATGCCGACAAGCCCAAGTACTACTGCCTCAACATGTACCCCTACCCTTCCGGCGACCTGCACATGGGCCACATGCGCAACTACATCATCGGCGACATCCTCGCCCGCTTCCACATGATGCAGGGCTACGCCGTCATGCACCCCATGGGTTGGGATGCCTTCGGACTGCCCGCCGAGAACGCCGCCATCACCCGCCAGATCCACCCGGTGGCCTGGACCAAGCAGTGCACCGACAAGATGCGCGTGCAGTTCTCCCGCCTCGGCATCACCTATAACTGGGAGCGCGAGGTCGATTGCTCTGCGCCCGACTACTACAAGTGGACCCAGTGGCTGTTCCTGGAGCTGTACAAGGCCGGACTAGCCTACACCGGCACCGCAACCGTCAACTGGTGCCCTTCCTGCCAGACCGTGCTGGCCAACGAAGAACTCGACGGCGACGCCTGCGAGCGCTGCGGCAGCCTCGTGGAGCCCCGGCCCACCGGGAATCAGTGGTTCTTCCGCATCACCGACTATGCCGACCGGCTGCTCGACGACCTCTCGCTACTCGACAACTGGCCCGAGCGCGTGCGGACTATGCAGGCTAACTGGATCGGCCGCTCGGAGGGCGTGTCCTTCCGCCTGAAGCTCGAGAACCGCGACGACGAGGTCGAGGTCTTCACCACTCGCATCGACACCCTCTACGGCGTCACCTACATGGTGCTGGCGCCCGAGCATCCGCTGGTCAAGCAACTGACCGCCGGGACCGAGTACGAGAAGCCCGTTCGCGAGTTCGTCACCAGCGCCCTGCGTGAGGGTGAGATTGCTCGCTCGGCGGCTGAGACGGAGAAACGTGGCGTCTTCACCGGCGCCTATGCGATCCATCCGCTGACCGGCGAGCGCGTGCCGATCTGGGTCGGCAACTACGTGCTCATGGGCTACGGTACCGGTGCGATCATGGCCGTTCCGGCGCATGACCAGCGCGACCTGGAGTTCGCCCACCGGTTCAACCTACCCGTGAAGGTCGTCATCCAGCCCGAGGGCGAGACCCTCGACCCACAGACCATGACCGAGGCCTACACGACCGCCGGTGTCCAGGTCAACAGTGGGTCCTTCGACGGCATGAGCTCCGAGGACGCCAAGAGCGCCCTGGCCGATCACCTGGAGAAGCTCGGAGTCGGCAAGCGCACGGTGAACTACCGGCTGCGTGACTGGCTCATCTCCCGCCAGCGCTACTGGGGAGCTCCGATCCCAATCGTGTGGTGCGAGGACTGCGGACCGGTGCCGGTGCCCGAGGAGGACCTGCCGGTCCTGCTGCCTCCGGAGGCCGACTTCCAGCCCACCGGCGATTCCCCGCTCAAGCGCCATCCGACCTTCAAGCACACGACTTGCCCCAAGTGCGGCAAGCCGGCAGAGCGCGAGACCGACACGATGACCACCTACGTGGACTCCTCGTGGTACTACCTGCGCTACTGCAGCCCGAAGGCCGATGACGAGGTGTTCCACCGCGAAGACGTCGATTACTGGATGCCCGTCGATCAGTACGTCGGCGGCGTGGAGCACGCAGTGCGCCATCTGCTGTACAGCCGATTCATCACCAAGGTCCTCAAGGACCGCGGATTCCTGAAGTTCGACGAGCCCTTCTCCCGCCTGTTCACCCAGGGGATGATCTACAAGGACGGCTCGAAGATGAGCAAGTCCAAGGGCAACGTGGTGGGCATCGACGACATGGTCGAGCAGTACGGGGCGGATACGGCGCGAACCTTCATCCTCTTTGTCGGACCGCCGGAGCAGGATGCCGAGTGGAGTGACAAGGGCGTGGAGGGTGCGCACCGCTTCCTGCAGCGTGTCTGGCGTGCGGCCCTCGAGGGCCCAGGCTTCGCCCCGGCCTGGAGGGACAACCTGCCCGCCTCACCGGAGGAACAGGACCGGGCGATGCGGCGCAAGACCCACCAGACGATCCGCCGCGTCACCGAAGACATCGCCAACATGGGCCTGAACACCATGATCGCCGCGCTGATGGAGCTCACCAACGACGTCCTGCCCTACATGGCGACCGTCGGCGAGTGTCCCGGCAAGAAGGCCGTCTACAGTGAGGCCGTCGAGGCCCTGATCCTGCTGCTGTCCGTGACGGCGCCGCATCTGTGCGAAGAGCTCTGGAAGCGGACCGGCCACAAGCCCAGCGTCCTGCAGGCCAGCTGGCCGCAGGCTGATCCCGCCCTGGCCGCCGAGGAGAGCGTCAGTGTGGTTGTCCAGGTGAACGGCAAGGTTCGCGACCGCCTCCAGGTGCCGGCCGGTAGCGACATGGAGTCGGTCAAGAGCCAGGCGCTGGAGCTGCCGGTCGTGGCCAAGCACCTCGCCGGCAAGCAGGTCGTCAAGATCATCACTGTGCCGGATAAACTGGTCAACATCGTGGTAAAATGA